A genomic stretch from Candidatus Rokuibacteriota bacterium includes:
- the hpt gene encoding hypoxanthine phosphoribosyltransferase, whose amino-acid sequence MAPVGDGVGDGVGEVLLDESAIRAEVARLALQISADYADKPLHLVGVLKGAAVFLADLLRALTVPATLDFISIVPYGQVTTSGVVRIRKDLDEPLEGKDVLVVEGICASGLSLSYLLRNFQTRRPASLRTCAFVVKRRARPADVTLHYVGREIPDVFVVGYGLDAQEQYRNLPYIARLA is encoded by the coding sequence ATGGCCCCCGTTGGCGATGGCGTAGGCGACGGCGTCGGCGAGGTGCTGCTGGACGAATCGGCGATCCGCGCGGAGGTGGCGCGGCTGGCCCTCCAAATCTCGGCCGACTACGCCGACAAGCCCCTCCACCTGGTCGGCGTGCTCAAAGGCGCCGCCGTCTTCCTCGCGGACCTGCTGCGCGCTCTCACGGTGCCGGCGACGCTCGACTTCATCTCCATCGTCCCGTATGGCCAGGTGACGACCTCCGGAGTCGTCCGCATCAGGAAAGACCTCGACGAGCCGCTCGAGGGCAAGGACGTCCTCGTGGTCGAAGGTATCTGCGCCAGCGGCCTCAGCCTCTCCTATCTCCTGCGCAACTTCCAGACGCGCCGGCCCGCCTCGCTCCGGACCTGCGCTTTCGTCGTCAAGCGGCGCGCGCGGCCCGCCGACGTCACCCTGCACTATGTCGGCCGCGAGATCCCGGACGTCTTCGTGGTCGGCTACGGCCTCGACGCGCAGGAGCAGTATCGCAATCTCCCGTACATCGCCCGCCTCGCCTAG
- the gmk gene encoding guanylate kinase has protein sequence MKRRGALVVVSAPSGAGKTTLCHEVRRLVPDLFYSVSHTTRLPRAGEVNGTDFHFVSEAEFLDMRDRDEFAEWAEVHGNYYGTPVRALEGALSRGLDVLLDIDTHGARQLRQRYPEAVSIFIMAPSMKELEARLRERNSDAPVEIARRLTRAREEISAWRQYDYLIINRDVKEAVDQLATVIQAERWRTSRLTLKFPDVEVPE, from the coding sequence ATCAAGCGGCGCGGCGCGCTGGTCGTGGTCTCGGCTCCCTCGGGGGCCGGCAAGACCACGCTCTGTCACGAGGTGCGCCGCCTGGTGCCCGACCTCTTCTACTCGGTCTCGCACACGACACGCCTGCCGCGCGCGGGCGAGGTCAACGGCACCGACTTCCACTTCGTGAGCGAGGCCGAGTTCCTCGACATGCGCGACCGGGACGAGTTCGCGGAGTGGGCGGAGGTTCACGGCAACTACTACGGCACGCCGGTGAGGGCGCTCGAGGGCGCGCTCAGCCGCGGGCTCGACGTGCTGCTCGATATCGACACGCACGGCGCCCGGCAGCTGCGCCAGCGGTACCCCGAAGCGGTCTCGATCTTCATCATGGCGCCGTCCATGAAGGAGCTCGAGGCGCGGCTCAGGGAGCGCAACAGCGACGCGCCGGTCGAGATCGCCCGCCGGCTCACCCGGGCACGCGAGGAGATCTCGGCCTGGCGGCAGTACGATTACCTGATCATCAATCGCGACGTGAAGGAGGCCGTGGACCAGCTCGCCACCGTCATCCAGGCGGAGCGCTGGCGCACGAGCCGGCTGACTCTCAAATTTCCCGACGTGGAGGTTCCAGAGTAA
- the coaBC gene encoding bifunctional phosphopantothenoylcysteine decarboxylase/phosphopantothenate--cysteine ligase CoaBC, producing the protein MTLAGKQIILGITGSIAAYKAVLLLRELTARGAEVSVVMTAGAEHFVAPLTFRTLSGRPVLSNLFDPQSDDAVEHVALAERAHAFVVAPATANVLAKAAHGIADDFLTTLLLAARCPVLMAPAMDGGMWDHAAVQANVATLRERGVSVLEPDAGALASGSSGRGRLPEIEVIVEEVERLLTPVRDLAGERVLVTSGPTREPIDPVRYLSNRSSGKMGHAVATAALRRGAEVVLISGPTALKPPAGAVYVPVQTAEEMREAALQHLGTATVVIKAAAVADYRVERPSATKIKSGGKRDGWSLDLVPNPDILKELAQKKGGAFLVGFAAETNDVRTHAADKLRAKGIDLLVANDVSQHGIGFEADDNQVILLDRWGGALDLPRMTKIQVAHAILDRVLALRAAPKPRRTPSR; encoded by the coding sequence GTGACGCTCGCGGGCAAGCAGATCATTCTCGGCATCACGGGCAGCATCGCCGCCTACAAGGCGGTGCTGCTGCTGCGTGAGCTGACCGCGCGCGGCGCCGAGGTGTCCGTGGTCATGACGGCCGGCGCCGAGCACTTCGTCGCCCCCCTCACCTTCCGGACGCTGTCGGGCCGGCCGGTGCTGTCGAACCTCTTCGATCCGCAGAGCGACGACGCGGTCGAGCACGTGGCGCTGGCCGAGCGGGCGCATGCCTTCGTCGTGGCGCCGGCCACGGCCAATGTCCTGGCCAAGGCCGCCCACGGCATCGCCGACGACTTCCTCACCACGCTCCTGCTGGCGGCCCGGTGCCCCGTTCTCATGGCCCCTGCCATGGACGGCGGCATGTGGGACCACGCCGCCGTGCAGGCCAACGTCGCCACCCTGCGCGAGCGGGGCGTGAGCGTCCTCGAGCCCGACGCGGGCGCGCTCGCCTCGGGGTCGAGCGGCAGAGGCCGGCTGCCCGAGATCGAGGTGATCGTCGAAGAAGTCGAGCGCCTGCTCACGCCCGTCCGCGACCTCGCCGGCGAGCGCGTGCTCGTCACCTCGGGGCCGACCCGCGAGCCCATCGATCCCGTGCGCTACCTCTCGAACCGCTCCTCGGGCAAGATGGGCCACGCCGTGGCGACCGCGGCGCTCCGGCGCGGCGCGGAAGTCGTGCTGATCTCGGGGCCGACGGCGCTCAAACCGCCCGCGGGTGCGGTCTACGTCCCCGTGCAGACGGCCGAGGAGATGCGCGAGGCCGCGCTCCAGCACCTGGGTACCGCGACCGTCGTCATCAAGGCCGCCGCCGTCGCCGACTACCGCGTGGAGCGGCCGAGCGCGACCAAGATCAAGTCCGGCGGCAAGCGCGACGGGTGGAGCCTCGATCTCGTGCCCAACCCCGACATCCTGAAAGAGCTGGCGCAGAAGAAGGGCGGCGCCTTTCTCGTGGGCTTCGCCGCCGAGACCAACGACGTACGGACGCACGCCGCCGACAAGCTCCGCGCCAAGGGCATCGATCTCCTCGTCGCCAACGACGTCAGCCAGCACGGCATCGGCTTCGAGGCCGACGACAACCAGGTCATCCTGCTGGACCGCTGGGGCGGGGCGCTCGACCTGCCGCGCATGACCAAGATCCAGGTGGCGCACGCCATCCTGGACCGCGTGCTGGCGCTGCGCGCGGCCCCGAAGCCTCGC
- a CDS encoding ABC transporter ATP-binding protein — MAIRDLSKTFDTGSREVPAVSRVSFDVHDKEFVAIVGPSGCGKSTILNMIGSLIAPSGGEILVDGERVGPRAGKQVGYVFQKDTVFPWRTVAQNIALGLQYRGVATAEIRSRVTEAVALAGLEGFEDAFPATLSGGMRQRVALMRSLVVNPEILLMDEPFGALDTHTKLNLHAELLSLWGARQQTVVFVTHDLSEAITLADRIVVMTRRPGRVKLVYDVMLPRPRDVIRLRETAEYLREYGEIWHALGEEFQERA, encoded by the coding sequence ATCGCGATTCGGGACCTCTCGAAGACCTTCGACACGGGCTCTCGAGAGGTCCCGGCAGTGTCCCGCGTGTCCTTCGACGTCCACGACAAGGAGTTCGTGGCCATCGTCGGCCCCTCCGGCTGCGGCAAGTCCACCATCCTCAACATGATCGGCTCGCTCATCGCGCCCTCCGGCGGCGAGATCCTGGTCGACGGCGAGCGCGTGGGCCCGCGCGCAGGCAAGCAGGTGGGCTACGTCTTCCAGAAGGACACGGTGTTTCCGTGGCGCACCGTGGCGCAGAATATCGCCCTCGGCCTCCAGTACCGGGGTGTGGCGACTGCGGAGATCCGCTCGCGGGTGACCGAGGCGGTTGCGCTCGCGGGGCTCGAGGGCTTCGAGGACGCCTTCCCCGCGACGCTCTCCGGCGGGATGCGCCAGCGCGTGGCCCTCATGCGCTCGCTGGTCGTCAACCCCGAGATCCTCTTGATGGACGAGCCCTTCGGCGCCCTCGACACCCACACCAAGCTCAACCTCCACGCCGAGCTGCTCTCACTCTGGGGCGCCCGGCAGCAGACGGTGGTCTTCGTCACCCACGACCTCTCGGAGGCCATCACGCTCGCCGACCGCATCGTCGTCATGACGCGGCGGCCTGGGCGCGTCAAGCTGGTCTACGACGTGATGCTGCCGCGGCCGCGCGACGTGATTCGCTTGCGCGAGACGGCCGAGTACCTGCGCGAGTACGGCGAGATCTGGCACGCGCTCGGCGAGGAATTCCAGGAGCGCGCGTGA
- the rpoZ gene encoding DNA-directed RNA polymerase subunit omega yields MAFPSLEQSLDKVSNRYLLVVLAAKRARQLNRGAAAQVETKHKKPTCTALEEIAEAKIGYRVREEDAPKE; encoded by the coding sequence ATGGCATTCCCCTCGCTCGAGCAGTCCCTGGACAAGGTATCGAACCGCTACCTGCTGGTGGTCCTGGCGGCCAAGCGCGCGCGCCAACTCAACCGCGGCGCGGCGGCGCAGGTCGAGACCAAGCACAAGAAGCCGACCTGCACGGCCCTCGAGGAGATCGCCGAGGCCAAGATCGGCTACCGCGTCCGCGAAGAGGACGCCCCGAAGGAGTAG
- the pyrF gene encoding orotidine-5'-phosphate decarboxylase, with product MPRDPKDRLPADRLPADRLIVALDVDSLDRATGLVDALAGQVTRFKIGSQLFTAAGPAVVDAVRKRGGQVFLDLKFHDIPNTIEGAAREAVRLGVFMFNVHASGGRAMMSAASRGAAEAAHTLGLPRPLVIAVTVLTSLDRAALAGELHVASSVEGHVLHLCTLAREAGLDGNVASPNEIRAIRNAMGHGWTVVTPGVRPAGSEHHDQSRVATPRAAVEAGADYLVVGRPITGAADPARAAEGILSEMRA from the coding sequence ATGCCCCGCGATCCTAAGGACCGGTTGCCCGCGGATCGGCTACCCGCGGATCGGCTAATAGTCGCGCTCGACGTCGACTCGCTCGACCGCGCGACCGGGCTCGTGGACGCGCTCGCCGGCCAGGTGACGCGCTTCAAGATCGGCTCGCAGCTCTTCACCGCCGCCGGCCCGGCCGTCGTCGACGCCGTGCGGAAGCGCGGCGGCCAGGTGTTCCTCGATCTCAAGTTCCACGACATCCCGAACACCATCGAAGGGGCGGCGCGAGAGGCCGTGAGGCTGGGCGTCTTCATGTTCAACGTCCACGCCTCGGGCGGGCGCGCCATGATGAGCGCAGCGTCCCGCGGCGCCGCCGAAGCCGCCCACACCCTCGGCCTTCCCCGCCCGCTCGTCATCGCGGTCACCGTGCTGACGAGCCTCGACCGCGCCGCGCTGGCGGGCGAGCTGCACGTCGCCTCCTCGGTCGAGGGGCACGTGCTCCACCTCTGTACGCTCGCGCGCGAGGCCGGGCTCGACGGCAACGTCGCCTCCCCGAACGAGATCCGCGCCATCCGGAACGCCATGGGGCACGGGTGGACCGTCGTCACGCCGGGCGTGCGGCCGGCAGGCAGCGAGCACCACGACCAGTCGCGCGTGGCCACGCCGCGGGCCGCGGTCGAGGCGGGGGCCGACTATCTCGTCGTGGGGCGCCCGATCACGGGCGCGGCCGACCCCGCCCGGGCGGCCGAGGGCATCCTGTCCGAGATGCGCGCATGA
- a CDS encoding ABC transporter permease, which produces MKTRDRWSVWAWRLGILVVFLGAWEYLTGIKAISKTPGLYWIDPFFISRPSVIAQRFLYLTSDKVRLTIWQMALSTIQSTLWGFLVGITTGFAAGLVLGRSDRIARIFDPFIVAFNSLPRIALVPLITMIFGFGLLAKIVLAWSIVFFIVFFNTFQGARSVDADLIHSARFLGAGDGQIMRTVIVPSTLAWTFASLTPSISFALIGVVVGEFIGGESGGGLGYLIIQSLGTLNSADMMVALFVLGAIGIVMALGIRQIETRLLRWRPEYQKR; this is translated from the coding sequence ATGAAGACAAGGGATCGCTGGAGCGTGTGGGCGTGGCGGCTCGGCATCCTCGTGGTCTTTCTCGGGGCCTGGGAGTACCTGACCGGCATCAAGGCCATCTCGAAGACGCCGGGGCTCTACTGGATCGACCCCTTCTTCATCAGCCGGCCGTCCGTGATCGCGCAGCGCTTCCTGTACCTGACGTCGGACAAGGTCCGCCTGACCATCTGGCAGATGGCGCTCTCGACCATACAGTCCACCCTCTGGGGCTTTCTGGTCGGCATCACCACAGGCTTCGCCGCGGGGTTGGTGCTGGGGCGAAGCGACCGGATCGCGCGGATCTTCGACCCGTTCATCGTGGCCTTCAACTCGCTGCCGCGCATCGCCCTGGTCCCGCTCATCACCATGATCTTCGGCTTCGGCCTGCTCGCCAAGATCGTGCTCGCCTGGAGCATCGTCTTCTTCATCGTGTTCTTCAACACGTTCCAGGGCGCGCGGAGCGTGGACGCCGACCTCATCCACAGCGCCCGCTTCCTCGGCGCCGGCGACGGGCAGATCATGCGCACCGTGATCGTGCCCTCGACGCTTGCCTGGACCTTCGCGTCGCTGACGCCGTCCATCTCCTTCGCGCTGATCGGCGTGGTCGTGGGCGAGTTCATCGGCGGCGAGTCGGGCGGGGGGCTCGGCTACCTCATCATCCAATCGCTCGGCACGCTCAACTCCGCCGACATGATGGTGGCGCTCTTCGTCTTGGGCGCGATCGGCATCGTGATGGCGCTCGGCATCAGGCAGATCGAGACGCGCCTGCTCCGCTGGCGCCCCGAGTACCAGAAGCGCTAG
- a CDS encoding ABC transporter substrate-binding protein: MARKLDTAAPSRRDFLKTAGLFGGMAAAGWPALGHGQGLKTITASHSVSTFVYGQHLVAAQKKFFEEEGLKTPDFIVPGGGAKVVQALAAGQVLFALGDSNHPLKITEKGKDALMIFATDTRCSYANIVVRKELFDKGVKSVEALADQKLVGRKAVIAATAIGSGTYVYGVYVLKNTKAADGKPVNDSVEWVGGGGDLTILGGLKAGKFDAIMAVPEWQSKAVGQGFGQPIYDVQDEKSWNRVFGGPIPVTVGYVLKETIEKSPDLVQGYVNACYRAQQWIRKAKDDEVVDLLQKPYLSTYTREDILESVRYYRTIFDWDFIIEEKDYERGMKVWVPLAVEKPIPFKQAVDMSFVKKAQAKYK, encoded by the coding sequence ATGGCACGAAAGCTCGACACCGCGGCCCCGTCGCGCCGCGATTTTCTCAAGACTGCCGGGCTGTTCGGCGGCATGGCCGCTGCCGGCTGGCCCGCGCTCGGACATGGCCAGGGGCTCAAGACGATCACGGCCTCCCACAGCGTCTCGACGTTCGTCTACGGCCAGCACCTGGTCGCCGCGCAGAAGAAGTTCTTCGAGGAGGAAGGGCTCAAGACTCCCGACTTTATCGTCCCGGGCGGCGGCGCCAAGGTCGTCCAGGCGCTCGCGGCGGGGCAGGTGCTGTTCGCCCTCGGCGACTCGAACCACCCGCTGAAGATCACGGAGAAGGGCAAGGACGCCCTCATGATCTTCGCCACCGACACGCGCTGCTCCTACGCCAACATCGTCGTGCGCAAGGAGCTCTTCGACAAGGGCGTCAAGAGCGTCGAGGCGCTGGCCGATCAGAAGCTGGTGGGCCGCAAGGCGGTGATCGCGGCGACGGCCATCGGCTCGGGCACCTACGTCTACGGCGTCTACGTGCTCAAGAACACGAAGGCCGCCGACGGCAAGCCCGTCAACGACTCCGTCGAGTGGGTCGGCGGCGGCGGTGACCTGACCATCCTCGGCGGGCTCAAGGCCGGTAAGTTCGACGCCATCATGGCCGTGCCCGAGTGGCAGTCCAAGGCCGTCGGCCAGGGCTTCGGCCAGCCCATCTACGACGTCCAGGACGAGAAGTCGTGGAACCGCGTGTTCGGCGGACCGATCCCGGTGACGGTGGGGTACGTGCTGAAGGAGACGATCGAGAAGTCGCCGGACCTGGTGCAGGGCTACGTCAACGCGTGCTACCGGGCGCAGCAGTGGATCCGCAAGGCCAAGGACGACGAGGTCGTGGACCTGCTCCAGAAGCCCTACCTCTCCACCTACACCCGCGAAGACATCCTGGAGTCCGTGCGCTACTACCGGACCATCTTCGACTGGGACTTCATCATCGAGGAGAAGGACTACGAGCGCGGGATGAAGGTGTGGGTGCCGCTCGCGGTGGAGAAACCCATTCCCTTCAAGCAGGCGGTGGACATGTCCTTCGTCAAGAAGGCGCAGGCCAAGTACAAGTAG
- a CDS encoding YicC/YloC family endoribonuclease has translation MIRSMTGYGHAEVAGVRLSLSVECKSLNHRHLDIALRLPRGLSALELDARRVIQGAVQRGRVEVGVSVAPIEGAPSADLTINMAQARAYIEMARRAGDELKLGGIPTLQWMLEQPGVITREEQVPLSPEEGWPLLHDGLAKALAELRARRDTEGAALDKELRALLAAMGEQVGVMAARGPAATERKQQRLRERIQALLGATPLDEGRLATEVAMWAEKSDITEELARLRAHMDEFARLLDEGGAVGRTLDFLIQEMNREVNTVGSKADDLELSQAAIAAKSTLEKLREQAQNIE, from the coding sequence ATGATCCGCAGCATGACCGGGTATGGCCACGCCGAAGTCGCAGGGGTCCGCTTGAGCCTGTCTGTGGAGTGCAAGTCGCTCAACCACCGCCACCTCGACATCGCGCTGCGGCTGCCGCGCGGCCTCTCGGCGTTGGAGCTCGACGCGCGGCGCGTGATCCAGGGCGCGGTCCAGCGCGGCCGGGTCGAGGTCGGCGTGAGCGTGGCCCCGATCGAAGGCGCGCCCTCGGCCGACCTCACGATCAACATGGCGCAAGCGCGCGCGTACATCGAGATGGCCCGCAGGGCCGGCGACGAGCTCAAGCTGGGCGGGATCCCGACGCTCCAGTGGATGCTCGAGCAACCGGGCGTGATCACGCGTGAGGAGCAGGTGCCGCTGTCTCCCGAAGAGGGCTGGCCGCTTCTCCACGATGGGCTCGCCAAGGCGCTGGCAGAGCTCCGCGCGCGGCGCGACACCGAGGGCGCGGCACTCGACAAGGAGCTGCGCGCGCTGTTGGCGGCCATGGGCGAGCAGGTGGGCGTGATGGCGGCGCGCGGGCCGGCGGCGACCGAGCGCAAGCAGCAGCGGCTCCGCGAGCGCATCCAGGCGCTGCTCGGCGCGACGCCGCTCGACGAGGGGCGCCTCGCCACCGAGGTCGCGATGTGGGCCGAGAAGAGCGACATCACCGAAGAGCTGGCGCGCCTCCGGGCGCACATGGACGAGTTCGCGCGGCTGCTCGACGAGGGCGGCGCCGTGGGGCGCACGCTCGACTTCCTGATCCAGGAGATGAACCGCGAGGTGAACACGGTCGGCTCCAAGGCGGACGACCTCGAGCTCTCGCAGGCCGCCATCGCCGCCAAGTCCACCCTCGAAAAACTGCGCGAGCAAGCGCAGAACATCGAATAA
- the pyrE gene encoding orotate phosphoribosyltransferase, which yields MSPNTEHAVLIQRLFEIGTIRFGEFTLKSGIKSPFYIDLRVVICYPDVLRRIGVLMAAEVSRCAGERIAGIPYAGLPLAVSASLAGNLPLIYPRKEEKSYGTKRRIEGVFKPGDRVVLIDDIITDGGSKFEAIEVLEEAGLIVKDLVILIDREQGGRELLASKGYALHTILTISQCFDEWERTGAVDAASIAQSREFIKASRFA from the coding sequence ATGAGCCCGAACACCGAGCACGCGGTGCTGATCCAGCGCCTCTTCGAGATCGGGACCATCCGCTTCGGCGAGTTCACCCTCAAATCCGGGATCAAGTCGCCCTTCTACATCGATCTCCGCGTGGTGATCTGCTACCCCGACGTCCTGCGGCGGATCGGCGTGCTCATGGCCGCCGAGGTGAGCCGCTGCGCGGGCGAACGCATCGCCGGCATCCCCTACGCGGGCCTGCCGCTCGCGGTCTCGGCATCCCTCGCCGGCAATTTGCCCCTCATCTACCCCCGGAAAGAAGAGAAGAGCTACGGCACCAAGCGGCGCATCGAGGGCGTGTTCAAGCCGGGGGACCGCGTGGTCCTGATCGACGACATCATCACGGACGGCGGCAGCAAGTTCGAGGCGATCGAGGTGCTCGAGGAGGCGGGGCTCATCGTCAAGGACCTCGTCATCCTGATCGACCGCGAGCAGGGCGGCCGCGAGCTCCTCGCCTCCAAGGGGTACGCGCTCCACACCATCCTGACCATCTCCCAGTGCTTCGACGAATGGGAGCGCACGGGAGCGGTGGACGCGGCCTCGATCGCGCAATCCCGCGAGTTCATCAAGGCCAGCCGGTTCGCTTGA